A genomic region of Camelus ferus isolate YT-003-E chromosome 11, BCGSAC_Cfer_1.0, whole genome shotgun sequence contains the following coding sequences:
- the TEX36 gene encoding testis-expressed protein 36 isoform X1: MPQVHHVNDIISPPFAFPHIGLVQKTPESITCTMLKEPQSPRLSRQVEGKLPPIYKVREKQAVSNNFPFSVHDNRHSFQNSGYYFDSGLGRKKVSPEKRQHISRNFNLWACDYVPSCLDGFSNNQISYVYREAVVVPIFRRFPRRYNEIWNTFKFIPQQSYMEFLKKNPKVRFMMNKKANSPLEP; the protein is encoded by the exons ATGCCCCAAGTACACCACGTCAATGACATCATCTCTCCACCTTTTGCT TTCCCTCACATTGGACTCGTGCAAAAGACACCAGAATCCATCACATGTACTATGTTAAAAGAGCCGCAGAGTCCACGTTTGTCTCGGCAAGTGGAGGGGAAGCTACCACCAATCTACAAAGTCCGGGAGAAG CAAGCAGTAAGTAACAACTTCCCCTTCTCCGTGCATGACAATCGGCACAGCTTTCAGAACTCTGGATACTATTTTGACTCC GGCCTGGGACGTAAGAAGGTCTCCCCAGAAAAAAGGCAACACATTTCAAGAAATTTCAATCTTTGGGCATGTGACTATGTTCCATCTTGTCTCGATGGCTTTTCAAATAACCAGATATCCTATGTCTATCGGGAAGCTGTGGTGGTCCCAATTTTCAGACGCTTTCCAAGACGTTATAATGAGATATGGaacacttttaaatttattccccAGCAAAGTTATATGGAGTTTTTGAAAAAGAATCCAAAAGTAAGGTTCATGATGAACAAAAAGGCCAATTCTCCACTGGAGCCCTAA
- the TEX36 gene encoding testis-expressed protein 36 isoform X2: MAKGRRFNPPLDKDGRWFPHIGLVQKTPESITCTMLKEPQSPRLSRQVEGKLPPIYKVREKQAVSNNFPFSVHDNRHSFQNSGYYFDSGLGRKKVSPEKRQHISRNFNLWACDYVPSCLDGFSNNQISYVYREAVVVPIFRRFPRRYNEIWNTFKFIPQQSYMEFLKKNPKVRFMMNKKANSPLEP; encoded by the exons TTCCCTCACATTGGACTCGTGCAAAAGACACCAGAATCCATCACATGTACTATGTTAAAAGAGCCGCAGAGTCCACGTTTGTCTCGGCAAGTGGAGGGGAAGCTACCACCAATCTACAAAGTCCGGGAGAAG CAAGCAGTAAGTAACAACTTCCCCTTCTCCGTGCATGACAATCGGCACAGCTTTCAGAACTCTGGATACTATTTTGACTCC GGCCTGGGACGTAAGAAGGTCTCCCCAGAAAAAAGGCAACACATTTCAAGAAATTTCAATCTTTGGGCATGTGACTATGTTCCATCTTGTCTCGATGGCTTTTCAAATAACCAGATATCCTATGTCTATCGGGAAGCTGTGGTGGTCCCAATTTTCAGACGCTTTCCAAGACGTTATAATGAGATATGGaacacttttaaatttattccccAGCAAAGTTATATGGAGTTTTTGAAAAAGAATCCAAAAGTAAGGTTCATGATGAACAAAAAGGCCAATTCTCCACTGGAGCCCTAA